A region from the Sandaracinus amylolyticus genome encodes:
- a CDS encoding DUF6265 family protein: MATTTTKTKGLVAAIALAIGACGGSCPEARTTTATAGGTGPLAGYGFLAGTWVADHDDGARTEETWTVPRGSVMPGSSHTEAADGRTRSWESLRIEQRGDAIFYVALPVGADGETSFAAVELEADRAVFENPQHDFPQRITYQLEGPEILRATVSDLGGATQTTWRMRREAR, translated from the coding sequence TCGCGGCGATCGCGCTCGCGATCGGGGCGTGTGGTGGATCGTGCCCGGAGGCACGGACCACGACGGCGACGGCCGGCGGAACGGGCCCGCTCGCGGGCTACGGGTTCCTCGCGGGGACCTGGGTGGCGGACCACGACGACGGTGCGCGCACGGAGGAGACGTGGACGGTGCCGCGCGGGAGCGTGATGCCGGGCTCGTCCCACACCGAGGCCGCCGACGGCCGGACGCGCAGCTGGGAGAGCCTCCGGATCGAGCAGCGGGGTGACGCGATCTTCTACGTGGCACTGCCGGTCGGCGCGGACGGAGAGACCTCGTTCGCGGCGGTGGAGCTCGAGGCCGATCGCGCGGTGTTCGAGAATCCGCAGCACGACTTCCCGCAGCGCATCACGTACCAGCTCGAAGGGCCCGAGATCTTGCGGGCGACGGTGAGCGATCTCGGCGGCGCGACGCAGACGACCTGGCGCATGAGGCGGGAAGCGCGCTAG
- the rplM gene encoding 50S ribosomal protein L13: MRLLRAQQTHSANPAEVNRRWFVVDAEGQPLGRVASRIAAVLRGKHTPLYTPHVDTGDFVVVINAEKVKLTGAKLDDKFYYKHSGIPGGFRAEPYRKLLDRKPEFALEKAVKGMLPKTPLGRKMHTKLKVYAGPTHPHAAQKPEVLKF; this comes from the coding sequence ATGCGCCTTCTCCGTGCCCAGCAGACGCACAGCGCCAATCCGGCGGAAGTCAATCGCCGCTGGTTCGTCGTCGACGCCGAAGGACAGCCCCTCGGCCGAGTCGCCTCGCGCATCGCGGCGGTCCTTCGCGGCAAGCACACGCCGCTGTACACGCCCCACGTCGACACGGGCGACTTCGTCGTGGTGATCAACGCCGAGAAGGTGAAGCTCACCGGCGCGAAGCTCGACGACAAGTTCTACTACAAGCACTCGGGCATCCCGGGTGGCTTCCGCGCCGAGCCGTACCGCAAGCTGCTCGATCGCAAGCCGGAGTTCGCGCTCGAGAAGGCCGTCAAGGGCATGCTCCCGAAGACGCCGCTCGGCCGCAAGATGCACACGAAGCTGAAGGTCTACGCAGGCCCGACGCATCCGCACGCGGCGCAGAAGCCCGAAGTGCTCAAGTTCTGA
- the rpsI gene encoding 30S ribosomal protein S9, which yields MPQALIHGRHYGTGKRKRAIARVFLKPGSGDITVNGRTLAEYFPRETSQMIARQAFEIIEKMSDYDVTATVCGGGVAAQAEAVRHGISRALLHVDGELRSPLKKAGLLTRDAREKERKKPGQPGARKKFQFSKR from the coding sequence ATGCCCCAGGCGCTCATCCACGGTCGGCACTACGGCACCGGCAAGCGCAAGCGCGCCATCGCGCGCGTGTTCCTCAAGCCCGGCAGCGGCGACATCACGGTCAATGGCCGCACCCTCGCGGAGTACTTCCCGCGCGAGACCTCGCAGATGATCGCTCGCCAGGCGTTCGAGATCATCGAGAAGATGAGCGACTACGACGTCACCGCGACGGTCTGCGGCGGCGGCGTGGCGGCCCAGGCGGAAGCGGTGCGCCACGGCATCTCGCGCGCGCTGCTCCACGTCGACGGTGAGCTCCGCTCGCCGCTCAAGAAGGCCGGCCTCCTCACCCGCGACGCGCGTGAGAAGGAGCGCAAGAAGCCCGGTCAGCCGGGCGCGCGCAAGAAGTTCCAGTTCAGCAAGCGCTGA
- the argC gene encoding N-acetyl-gamma-glutamyl-phosphate reductase: MTKRIRAAIVGATGYTGAELARLLLGHPNVELTVLVGASKAGQPVERVLPSLAGIVRGEVEAFDADRIASRADVAFCGLPHGASAPIVKELRARGVIVFDLSADFRLVDRAVHREWYGDDHAPELAKSAVYGMPELHRDALRTADLVAVPGCYPTATILPLAPLFAKGLVEEGPVIVDAKSGVSGAGRAPSERTHFSETTEGFRAYKIAGAHRHTPEIEQEISRVGARDVRIVFTPHLVPMTRGILSTSYLRVKPGVDAARCTAEARAFFEGSPSVFVHDAGACPDTLWVRGSNRAHVSYALDARTGFVIAQGAIDNLVKGASGQALQCMNVRFGLPEGTGLAMPAAWP; encoded by the coding sequence ATGACGAAGCGCATCCGGGCCGCGATCGTCGGCGCGACGGGCTACACCGGCGCCGAGCTCGCGCGACTGCTCCTCGGTCACCCGAACGTCGAGCTCACGGTGCTCGTCGGCGCGAGCAAGGCGGGGCAGCCGGTCGAGCGCGTGCTGCCGTCGCTCGCCGGGATCGTGCGCGGCGAGGTCGAGGCGTTCGACGCGGATCGCATCGCGTCTCGCGCCGACGTCGCGTTCTGCGGCCTTCCGCACGGCGCGAGCGCGCCGATCGTGAAGGAGCTGCGCGCGCGCGGCGTGATCGTCTTCGATCTCAGCGCCGACTTCCGCCTCGTCGATCGCGCGGTGCACCGCGAGTGGTACGGCGACGATCACGCGCCCGAGCTCGCGAAGAGCGCGGTCTACGGGATGCCGGAGCTGCATCGCGACGCGCTGCGCACCGCCGATCTCGTCGCGGTGCCGGGCTGCTATCCGACCGCGACGATCCTCCCGCTCGCGCCGCTCTTCGCGAAGGGGCTCGTCGAGGAAGGGCCGGTGATCGTCGACGCGAAGAGCGGGGTGTCCGGCGCGGGCCGCGCGCCCTCGGAGCGCACGCACTTCAGCGAGACCACCGAGGGCTTCCGCGCCTACAAGATCGCGGGCGCGCACCGCCACACGCCCGAGATCGAGCAGGAGATCTCGCGCGTGGGCGCGCGCGACGTGCGCATCGTGTTCACGCCGCACCTCGTGCCGATGACGCGCGGCATCCTCTCGACGTCGTACCTGCGCGTGAAGCCGGGCGTCGACGCCGCGCGCTGCACCGCGGAAGCGCGCGCGTTCTTCGAGGGCTCGCCGAGCGTGTTCGTGCACGACGCGGGCGCGTGCCCCGACACGCTCTGGGTGCGCGGCTCGAACCGCGCGCACGTCTCGTACGCGCTCGACGCGCGCACCGGCTTCGTGATCGCACAGGGCGCGATCGACAACCTCGTGAAGGGCGCGTCCGGGCAGGCGCTGCAGTGCATGAACGTGCGCTTCGGCCTGCCCGAGGGGACGGGCCTCGCGATGCCGGCCGCTTGGCCGTAA
- a CDS encoding metallophosphoesterase family protein, which produces MRILHFSDIHVDVSPHLVPFRDWIGKRLVGGANHILRRGKHFRRTREKLAALGAFADEHEIDLAICTGDYTILGTEVELAAAREAVEPITKRPLGYVTVPGNHDVYLHDTIRERRFDKYFGEFLRNDLPDLASADGWPLVRLFGDHLAVVAVRSARPNPQVWRSSGMIEPGELAAMQRIVRDPRVRDRFVIVATHYALRRPDGRPDGRNHGLENAEAMLTALAELPRGCVLHGHIHERFRLRLPGVRPTILGAGSATHEGEEGFWMLELDGDGGSATPGWFDGKGYRLDTAETVSIS; this is translated from the coding sequence GTGCGCATCCTCCATTTCAGCGACATCCACGTCGACGTCTCGCCGCACCTCGTGCCGTTCCGCGATTGGATCGGCAAGCGCCTGGTCGGCGGCGCGAACCACATCCTCCGGCGCGGGAAGCACTTCCGGCGCACACGCGAGAAGCTCGCGGCGCTCGGCGCGTTCGCCGACGAGCACGAGATCGACCTCGCGATCTGCACGGGCGACTACACGATCCTCGGCACCGAGGTCGAGCTCGCCGCGGCGCGCGAGGCGGTCGAGCCGATCACGAAGCGTCCGCTCGGCTACGTCACGGTGCCGGGCAACCACGACGTGTACCTCCACGACACGATCCGCGAGCGGCGCTTCGATAAGTACTTCGGTGAGTTCCTGCGGAACGATCTGCCGGATCTCGCGAGCGCCGACGGATGGCCGCTGGTGCGCCTCTTCGGGGATCATCTCGCGGTCGTCGCGGTGCGCAGCGCGCGCCCGAACCCGCAGGTCTGGCGCTCGAGCGGGATGATCGAGCCCGGCGAGCTCGCGGCGATGCAGCGCATCGTGCGCGATCCGCGGGTGCGCGATCGCTTCGTGATCGTCGCGACGCACTACGCGCTGCGCCGCCCCGACGGGCGTCCCGACGGGCGCAACCACGGTCTCGAGAATGCGGAGGCGATGCTCACCGCGCTCGCCGAGCTGCCGCGCGGCTGCGTGCTGCACGGCCACATCCACGAGCGCTTCCGGCTGCGTCTTCCCGGGGTGCGCCCGACGATCCTCGGCGCGGGCAGCGCGACGCACGAGGGCGAAGAGGGCTTCTGGATGCTCGAGCTCGACGGCGACGGCGGCTCGGCGACGCCCGGTTGGTTCGACGGGAAGGGATACCGGCTCGACACCGCGGAGACGGTGTCGATCTCCTGA
- a CDS encoding PilZ domain-containing protein produces the protein MLQSVEVLPAHRATLRRDVRIGCELTTDAHGARRELLVDLSPRGARVMTDATLAPGEHVLLGFADERLGTRIETLARVAHTAHVAIEKPSIGVEFVALDGDVGDALALRLRHVPPPLPRRRARRELVWIDALVTWEEDLGDRVNVFEVSDALAAIDDDDIAIETLAPVLTGSAPAYRWVC, from the coding sequence ATGCTGCAGTCGGTCGAGGTGCTCCCTGCCCACCGCGCGACGCTGCGCCGCGACGTGCGCATCGGATGCGAGCTGACGACGGATGCACACGGCGCGCGTCGCGAGCTGCTCGTCGACCTCTCGCCGCGCGGCGCGCGCGTGATGACCGACGCGACGCTCGCGCCCGGCGAGCACGTGCTCCTCGGGTTCGCCGACGAGCGGCTCGGGACACGCATCGAGACCCTCGCGCGCGTCGCGCACACCGCGCATGTCGCGATCGAGAAGCCGTCGATCGGCGTCGAGTTCGTCGCGCTGGACGGCGACGTCGGCGACGCGCTCGCGCTGCGCCTGCGCCACGTGCCTCCGCCGCTCCCGCGTCGCCGCGCGCGGCGGGAGCTCGTGTGGATCGACGCGCTCGTCACGTGGGAAGAGGACCTCGGCGATCGCGTGAACGTCTTCGAGGTGAGCGACGCGCTCGCCGCGATCGACGACGACGACATCGCGATCGAGACGCTCGCGCCCGTGCTCACCGGCAGCGCGCCCGCGTATCGTTGGGTCTGCTGA
- a CDS encoding DUF2378 family protein, which translates to MSAAARGGLASRVAPESADIEACYRATDLAWRLKQIPHGATCRGAFFNMLDDRAATLSEETQREYRRFFPVHRLSAFRMYSLRDYLTRIVLLSQIHYGEHQIHAGLRELQSGAFDAWAGTLLGRAALAVVSPDLLSVLRVLERAYASQTVVSHARFSVESADARTIITRFKQEHVYIESAMVGALEGVARTCRERVEVRAELDGPFDGVVRIRRLGSEEDTA; encoded by the coding sequence GTGAGCGCCGCAGCGCGTGGTGGTCTCGCGTCTCGCGTCGCGCCCGAGAGCGCCGACATCGAGGCGTGTTATCGCGCGACCGATCTCGCGTGGCGCCTCAAGCAGATCCCGCACGGCGCGACGTGTCGAGGCGCGTTCTTCAACATGCTCGACGACCGCGCCGCCACGCTCTCCGAGGAGACACAGCGCGAGTACCGGCGCTTCTTCCCGGTGCACCGGCTCTCGGCGTTTCGCATGTACTCGCTGCGCGACTATCTCACGCGCATCGTGCTGCTCTCGCAGATCCACTACGGCGAGCACCAGATCCACGCGGGGCTGCGCGAGCTGCAGTCGGGCGCGTTCGATGCGTGGGCGGGCACGCTGCTCGGGCGCGCCGCGCTCGCGGTGGTCTCGCCCGATCTCCTGAGCGTGCTGCGCGTGCTCGAGCGTGCGTACGCGAGCCAGACGGTGGTGTCGCACGCGCGCTTCTCCGTCGAGTCGGCGGACGCGCGCACGATCATCACGCGCTTCAAGCAGGAGCACGTGTACATCGAGTCCGCGATGGTCGGTGCGCTCGAGGGCGTGGCGCGCACCTGCCGCGAGCGCGTCGAGGTCCGGGCCGAGCTCGATGGCCCCTTCGACGGTGTCGTGCGGATCCGGAGGCTCGGCTCGGAAGAGGACACCGCATGA
- a CDS encoding thiamine pyrophosphate-binding protein, with protein sequence MKGTVALQLVDVLRDFGVDVVFGIPGGAISALYAALLERPDVRIITTKHESTAAFLAIGYAIATGRPGVVLTTAGPGITNAVTGVASAFYEGVPVVHIAGEVARSAFGRGALQEGSPAGFDAVAIMRRVTKMSVMLSHPGPATSVLRKALSTAYSGRRGPVFVSLPLDVACASVDAQPLSGSVRTTFEIDSDATRRALDMLERAQRPLILAGAGTRDLSGRRALRRLAEHVGAPVCVTTKGKGVFPEDHPLFLGVLGFGGHDSVISYLERGVDVLLAVGSGLNDFTTNAWSPLLRATRAFLQIDIDSAQLGKNYPIDLGLVGPADQVIGRMLEHRSDERVSKPLGRGPSLVETQPLVPSPSGALTTMEVVLAMNEACPRDAVFTADMGEHLSVALHYLRVSEHGDFITCLGFGSMGSGIATAIGHQLGAPQRRTFAICGDGGFLMYGNELATAVQHGLRVTFVVMNDSRLNMVHHGMHDLFGRSPDFTTSPVDFAMMARSMGAEGHVVRTRLDLVRLLSDEADGPVVLDVRFDADVRLAGNQRVAALKQFGSSEHDG encoded by the coding sequence ATGAAGGGCACGGTCGCGCTGCAGCTGGTTGACGTGCTGCGCGATTTTGGTGTGGATGTGGTGTTCGGGATCCCGGGTGGTGCGATCAGCGCGCTCTATGCTGCGCTGCTCGAGCGCCCCGACGTCCGGATCATCACGACGAAGCACGAGTCGACCGCGGCGTTCCTCGCGATCGGCTACGCGATCGCGACCGGACGTCCGGGCGTGGTGCTCACGACCGCGGGGCCCGGGATCACGAACGCGGTGACCGGTGTCGCGAGCGCGTTCTACGAGGGCGTTCCGGTCGTGCACATCGCGGGCGAGGTCGCGCGCTCGGCGTTCGGGCGCGGCGCGCTGCAGGAAGGCTCACCGGCGGGCTTCGACGCCGTCGCGATCATGCGGCGCGTGACCAAGATGAGCGTGATGCTCTCGCACCCAGGCCCGGCGACGTCGGTGCTGCGCAAGGCGCTCTCGACCGCGTACAGCGGGCGTCGCGGGCCGGTGTTCGTGTCGCTGCCGCTCGACGTCGCGTGCGCGAGCGTCGACGCGCAGCCGCTCTCGGGAAGCGTGCGCACCACGTTCGAGATCGACTCGGACGCGACGCGACGCGCGCTCGACATGCTGGAGCGCGCGCAGCGGCCGCTGATCCTCGCGGGTGCGGGCACGCGCGATCTCTCGGGGCGCCGCGCGCTGCGTCGTCTCGCCGAGCACGTGGGCGCGCCGGTGTGCGTGACCACGAAGGGCAAGGGCGTGTTCCCGGAAGACCACCCGCTCTTCCTGGGCGTGCTCGGGTTCGGCGGGCACGACTCCGTGATCTCGTACCTCGAGCGCGGCGTCGACGTGCTGCTCGCGGTCGGGAGCGGGCTCAACGACTTCACGACGAACGCGTGGTCGCCGCTGCTCCGCGCGACGCGCGCGTTCCTGCAGATCGACATCGACTCGGCGCAGCTCGGCAAGAACTACCCGATCGACCTCGGGCTCGTCGGGCCTGCGGATCAGGTGATCGGGCGCATGCTCGAGCATCGATCGGACGAGCGCGTGTCGAAGCCGCTCGGCCGCGGTCCGAGCCTCGTCGAGACGCAGCCGCTCGTGCCCTCGCCGAGCGGCGCGCTGACGACGATGGAGGTCGTGCTCGCGATGAACGAGGCGTGCCCGCGCGACGCGGTGTTCACCGCGGACATGGGCGAGCACCTCTCGGTGGCGCTGCACTACCTGCGCGTCTCGGAGCACGGCGACTTCATCACGTGCCTCGGGTTCGGCTCGATGGGCTCGGGGATCGCGACCGCGATCGGGCACCAGCTCGGCGCGCCGCAGCGACGCACGTTCGCGATCTGCGGCGACGGCGGCTTCCTCATGTACGGCAACGAGCTCGCGACCGCGGTGCAGCACGGGCTGCGCGTCACGTTCGTCGTGATGAACGACAGCCGCCTGAACATGGTGCACCACGGCATGCACGACCTCTTCGGGCGCTCGCCGGACTTCACGACCTCGCCCGTCGACTTCGCGATGATGGCGCGCAGCATGGGCGCCGAGGGCCACGTGGTGCGCACGCGGCTCGATCTCGTGCGGCTGCTCTCGGACGAAGCGGACGGGCCGGTGGTGCTCGACGTGCGCTTCGACGCCGACGTGCGCCTCGCGGGCAACCAGCGCGTCGCCGCGCTGAAGCAGTTCGGGAGCTCGGAGCACGATGGGTGA
- a CDS encoding 3-oxoacyl-ACP synthase III family protein, translating into MGDEGARGLRGIGIVGIGTALPPKVRDNSFWSGVLAPRDEMQRRGDVLAVERTSSGARTEMPREIADAIAATGDDLFRGAKLRHVLDDGADVSELEAAAGRAALRDAGIDPESIDLVLVHSLMPDRLIPSNAPAVQHRLGLTRAAAWSLDVGCASFQAQLVTAAALIRAGTFRRALIVQSHAGTRSVDPTSVASVSFGDGAAAAVIERVPDGFGVLGHYARTDGSLRDGIVLAPVVDGAPRRTWWDGQGRMQLASFDADAGKTAGLRAGEFCREACSGALRDAGLTLDDVDLYTGNQSLGWFLDACRRSLGLPRERTVDTFARIANVGDAAIVFNLQEARQKGRLEHGRVALLYSPAAGFTRTAVVVRWYDVRRCRA; encoded by the coding sequence ATGGGTGACGAAGGCGCGCGCGGGCTGCGCGGGATCGGGATCGTCGGGATCGGGACCGCGCTGCCGCCGAAGGTGCGCGACAATTCGTTCTGGAGCGGTGTGCTCGCGCCGCGCGACGAGATGCAGCGGCGCGGCGACGTGCTCGCGGTCGAGCGCACGTCGTCGGGCGCGCGCACCGAGATGCCGCGCGAGATCGCCGACGCGATCGCAGCGACGGGCGACGATCTCTTCCGCGGCGCGAAGCTGCGCCACGTGCTCGACGACGGCGCCGACGTCTCGGAGCTCGAGGCCGCCGCAGGACGCGCGGCGCTGCGCGATGCGGGGATCGATCCCGAGTCGATCGATCTCGTGCTCGTGCACTCGCTGATGCCCGATCGTTTGATCCCGTCGAACGCACCCGCGGTGCAGCACCGGCTCGGGCTCACGCGCGCGGCCGCGTGGAGCCTCGACGTGGGGTGCGCGAGCTTCCAGGCGCAGCTCGTCACGGCCGCGGCGCTGATCCGCGCGGGCACGTTCCGACGCGCGCTGATCGTGCAGTCGCATGCGGGAACGCGCTCCGTGGACCCGACGAGCGTCGCGTCGGTGAGCTTCGGCGACGGAGCAGCCGCCGCGGTGATCGAGCGTGTGCCCGACGGCTTCGGCGTGCTCGGGCACTACGCGCGCACCGACGGCTCGCTGCGCGACGGCATCGTGCTCGCGCCGGTGGTGGACGGCGCGCCTCGACGCACGTGGTGGGACGGGCAGGGCCGCATGCAGCTCGCGTCGTTCGACGCGGACGCCGGCAAGACCGCGGGGCTGCGCGCGGGCGAGTTCTGTCGCGAGGCGTGCAGCGGCGCGCTGCGTGATGCGGGCCTGACGCTCGACGACGTGGACCTCTACACGGGCAACCAGAGCCTGGGATGGTTCCTCGATGCGTGTCGTCGTTCGCTCGGTCTGCCGCGCGAGCGCACCGTCGACACGTTCGCGCGCATCGCGAACGTCGGTGATGCCGCGATCGTGTTCAACCTGCAGGAAGCGCGTCAGAAAGGGCGCCTCGAGCACGGTCGCGTCGCGCTGCTCTACTCGCCCGCGGCGGGCTTCACGCGCACCGCGGTCGTGGTGCGCTGGTACGATGTGCGCCGGTGCAGGGCGTGA